In the Salvia miltiorrhiza cultivar Shanhuang (shh) chromosome 8, IMPLAD_Smil_shh, whole genome shotgun sequence genome, TGGTGTTTCTTTCATCTTCATTTGATGATTTAATGGTGGAAAGGTGTGATTTTTAGTTGATCCCTTGTTGCAAATGGGGGAAATTTTGGTACTTGCTCATAGCTTTCTTGAGATCTTTCTAGCTGTGAATGATTTTTTTGCTTAGACATGCAGGAGTGAGAATTTCTTGGAAGGGGGTTTGCTAATGTATTTATTATCTGATTTTGGAATGTTTTGGCAGAAATTGACGGCGTTGAAGAAGGCATATGCTGATATAATATTGGGGATATCTAAGGAGGCAGCGGCGAGGGTTATGGCCTCGGAGAAGAAGTCAGTAAGGTTTCAGCACGAGCTGAAGGCCACGAAGGAGGAGGGCGTGCGAATGCTGATGCGTCTCAAGCATATGATGGATGCTCAGGTGAATCATCTGAAGCTGAACTGATCTGTTGTTTGAATTTTTCGAGTTATTGTGATGGTTTCGATTAATTGGAGGTCTCTCTCTGGCTAGGGTTGGGGCTGTTTTCGATGACTTTTTGATTGAATGTGCTTCTTATAGGGTATTGCGTTGCAGCTGTTTTGTATTTGAGGTTTTTCTGTTGATGGTTTGTACTTTGTATTTATGGTTTTAGTATTTATGCGCGTTTTTGAGCCTTGGCTCTTTGGCAGTTTCATGGTTGATCAATTGATTATTGCCTGTGGATGGATTTAAATGTAGGTTTCGTAAGGAGCTAAGCATGTTTTGTGTCCACTGAACTATTCGATTTTTTAGTGAAAGTGGGCTTTTTTGTTGTGATGACATGTCGGTGAATCAAGTGTAACTTTGCAACTCATGGGATTCATGACAAGATTTTGCTCAAATGGTGCTAAAATGGAATTGAGATCAGCCACATGTTTTTGTCTTTTCTACCTCTCTCAAAGTCGAAGCATTTGTTGATAGTGATGGATTATCTCGGGAAATAGGGCAAGATCATATAATTTATCTCTGCACCTAGCCAATGTATATTAATGTTAACTCAAATAAATTGACCTGTTTCTTTCTTTATGTTGTCAATCTTTAGAAGTCTGTATTCATGGGATTCAAGAAAAGATATTATTCAAAATGGAGTGAAAATTCGAGAGAATGGCATTCTTTGCTACATGCCATAACTCAAATTTAGTACTTCCATTAATGTCTCCTCTTCTTGGTATGTTTGAATAATGATGATACACGCTTGGTATTTCTTTCATCTTTATTTGTCTTGCATTGGTGCATTGGTTTAGTTTGACTTCTTCTTCTTTGATATATACAGTACTTTTTATTTTACCTCAATTACCCTTGGCACATTTCTCGTTTTTTGTTGCTGACATATTTGGTGAACCTCACAGAATAGTGAAGCTGAAGCAGCAGCCTTGCATCAGCAGAATAAGATTGATGAGCTCGAAGCTCAACTTCAGGAAGCTGAAGATATTGTAAGAGATCTCAGAGACGAGTTGGCAGACGTGCAAGCTGAACTGGAAAGGACGAAGAGCGAAAGTTCACATCACGTAGTTAAGCCCAATAGTGCTTGTTCGGTGGAAATGCCGGCAGATGATAAAATTTCTTCATACCAATCCTATGAATACCTTCCTCCTAATAAATCttctgtagctgttggtgcaaCAGTTCCATATTCGGTCCAGAGAAATGAATGCCACAAATGCTATACCAAGATAGCTTGCACATGTGGTGCGTATATTAGGAACCGAGATTTGCCTTCTATAATATTAAGAGGCAAAGATTCTGGGCGCTACAGAAATGGATGTACACAGAGAATCCGTGCATGTGAAAGGAATCATTTAGGTAGGGATTTGTGTCTCTCGGAGGAAACAGACAAAGCGACAGACAAGAAGAATGGTACGGAGCAGATGGAAGGTAGACACTCATCTGAGGGACCGGCTTCCGGGGGTAAAATTCTGAGTGAACTTGAGAAGAAACTATTGGCAGAAATCAACCTCGGCACCTTTCAATCCTTTCGTCAGAAAAGGAAGAGAGCTGCTAGACGAAGAAAAGTGATAAAATCGTTGGCAGGGAAAGAGCATTCTCTGTTGCAAAAGCCCGGTCAGTTGCCTGCACATTCGGAGACCAGGGACGGTATTCCAGCAAATGTGAGTGCTGAAAATCCTTCTGAGTTAGGTCCAAGATCGTTGGGAGATGAAGCTGAACAGCAAACCCAGCAGGGATGTACAAAAGCCACTGAGGATAACTCAAAGATTGTGGAACTTTGTGATTCAGCAGTGCCGATGGATGGAGGAGTGAACGAGAAAATTATACCTTTGGAGTTGATAGCTGGGTGTTTGGAGAGTTTGCCTACCGATGGTAAAACGGATGTAGGAAAAGAGGATGTGCCATCTCATAGTTTAGAATCGAATTCTTTTGATATCACTAAAGGTCTTTCCAGCCGACCTGCTAGGGAAAGAATATTCAAATACACATTTCAAAGGAAACGGAAGAGAGAAGCTTTGGTTGTATCTGAAGTGAATGGCTCTTGTGAGACTGAGAAGAAAATCCGAGACGAGCAAATTGGTGACCTGAAGCAGGAGCAATCCAAGCTGAGCTTGTTAAAGGAGTCATCACGAGACCGTAGGCGACTAGCTCAAGTTGCTCGACAGGTTGGTAACTTTGAAACCTTAAACCGTACCTAAACACCTAAACTCTTTTGTGCTTCATTATGCATGCATATCCACAACGTATATAGTGGTACTAGTTGGAAAAAAAATGGACCTTCCAAGTTTTTACAGCCCCATAGTTCCCTCTAACTGCAGTTTTATTGAATTCTGAGGTTGGCCAGTTCCTTCATTGGCGTGCATTCCCTCGTTTCCTCTTAGTAGTCTTCATTTGACACGAAGGTGTCTCGCATATTGACTTTACCATTATTTTACAAGTTCCATATAATGATGTGAGTACATTCCCTACTTTCTCTCCTGTGGAAAGTGTCTTTGCCTCACAAAACCCGTCTTAGGACTGCTATAGGTGAAAGAAGGTAACACGACCGTGGAACTACCTAACCTCAAAGGCACCAATAGAACTACTAAAAACTAGACTGTCTTAAGTTACCACTCTCATCTTCTTATTCATGAAGAAAAACCGGA is a window encoding:
- the LOC130999233 gene encoding uncharacterized protein LOC130999233, whose amino-acid sequence is MDADEKLTALKKAYADIILGISKEAAARVMASEKKSVRFQHELKATKEEGVRMLMRLKHMMDAQNSEAEAAALHQQNKIDELEAQLQEAEDIVRDLRDELADVQAELERTKSESSHHVVKPNSACSVEMPADDKISSYQSYEYLPPNKSSVAVGATVPYSVQRNECHKCYTKIACTCGAYIRNRDLPSIILRGKDSGRYRNGCTQRIRACERNHLGRDLCLSEETDKATDKKNGTEQMEGRHSSEGPASGGKILSELEKKLLAEINLGTFQSFRQKRKRAARRRKVIKSLAGKEHSLLQKPGQLPAHSETRDGIPANVSAENPSELGPRSLGDEAEQQTQQGCTKATEDNSKIVELCDSAVPMDGGVNEKIIPLELIAGCLESLPTDGKTDVGKEDVPSHSLESNSFDITKGLSSRPARERIFKYTFQRKRKREALVVSEVNGSCETEKKIRDEQIGDLKQEQSKLSLLKESSRDRRRLAQVARQLISLSEKKWWR